A region from the Mesorhizobium sp. J8 genome encodes:
- a CDS encoding LuxR family transcriptional regulator, giving the protein MPTDHSVSQLRGLTRRVSDWFSFMATMQFQKAAREAFAVEFGQFLDRIDGTTEPKQLFDLLCAFALNLDCPWTAYGPLAPDPNFLKPFQRDLAVMLNYPNGWQKRCFEMGYDRIDPIIKALRRQAGAFQWSDMYCDASTTEHERRVLDEAAAFGLRSGISVPLHGPDGSAWVVSFAQSEGLKFQNKMITYLQVAAFHFHLRVSKCSNWSDIQEIPNLTPREKECILWTARGKSSWEIGQILEISVNTVNFHIKNVKEKLNASSRTVAAIRAINVGVVEL; this is encoded by the coding sequence ATGCCCACCGATCACTCGGTCTCTCAACTTCGAGGGTTAACACGCCGGGTGTCCGACTGGTTTTCTTTCATGGCAACGATGCAGTTCCAGAAGGCAGCCAGAGAGGCGTTTGCGGTCGAATTTGGCCAATTTCTCGACCGAATTGATGGGACTACTGAACCCAAACAGTTGTTCGATCTGTTATGTGCTTTTGCCTTGAATCTTGATTGCCCGTGGACCGCCTATGGCCCCCTTGCACCCGACCCAAACTTTCTAAAGCCATTCCAACGCGATCTGGCAGTCATGCTGAATTATCCTAATGGATGGCAGAAACGCTGTTTCGAAATGGGTTATGACCGGATAGATCCAATAATCAAAGCGCTTCGAAGGCAGGCAGGCGCCTTTCAATGGAGTGACATGTACTGCGACGCAAGCACAACCGAACACGAACGGCGCGTTCTCGATGAGGCTGCAGCGTTCGGCTTAAGGTCAGGCATAAGTGTTCCACTGCACGGCCCCGATGGCAGCGCTTGGGTCGTCAGCTTTGCTCAATCCGAGGGGCTGAAGTTCCAAAATAAAATGATAACTTACTTGCAGGTTGCCGCGTTTCATTTCCACCTTAGGGTTTCGAAGTGTTCGAATTGGAGTGATATCCAGGAAATTCCTAACCTCACTCCAAGAGAAAAGGAATGTATTCTGTGGACGGCAAGAGGAAAATCATCGTGGGAAATAGGACAGATCTTAGAAATATCTGTAAATACGGTTAATTTTCATATTAAAAACGTAAAGGAAAAATTGAACGCTTCTAGTAGAACGGTCGCGGCTATAAGAGCCATAAACGTCGGAGTTGTCGAATTGTAA
- a CDS encoding aspartate aminotransferase family protein, which translates to MSKILHRSIHADLPVAVGGRGIELFDANGRAYIDASGGAAVSCLGHNHPDVLAALHAQLDKLAYAHTGFFTTEIAERLADRLISDSPDGIDYVYLVSGGSEAMEAALKMARQYFVEKGESQRRHVIARRQSYHGNTLGALATGGNEWRRAQFRPLLVETHHIAPCYVYRGRLAAESEHQYGERVANELEAKIFELGSDKVIAFVAETVVGATLGGVPAVDGYFKRIREICDRYGVLLILDEVMCGMGRTGTVHAYEQEGIVPDLIAVAKGLGGGYQPVGAVLLGRHIYDAFATGSGFFQHGHTYMGHPMAAAAALAVQDVVREHGLLNNVVQMGKLLNRRLQERFFNHYHVGDIRGRGLFRGIEIVAERGDKSPFDPARKVNATIKREAMTRGLMVYPMGGTIDGVRGDHILLAPPFIVSASQIDTIVERLGDAVDAAVARSVA; encoded by the coding sequence ATGAGCAAAATTTTGCATCGCTCGATTCACGCCGACCTGCCGGTCGCTGTTGGCGGTCGTGGGATCGAGTTGTTTGACGCCAATGGCAGGGCTTATATCGACGCATCTGGAGGTGCCGCCGTTTCGTGCCTGGGTCATAACCATCCGGACGTGCTGGCGGCATTGCATGCTCAGCTCGATAAACTTGCCTACGCCCATACGGGTTTCTTTACCACTGAAATCGCAGAACGGTTGGCGGATCGCCTTATATCGGATTCGCCCGATGGTATCGACTATGTTTATTTGGTCAGCGGAGGCTCCGAAGCGATGGAGGCCGCGCTGAAAATGGCGCGTCAGTACTTTGTTGAGAAAGGAGAGAGTCAGCGCAGGCACGTCATCGCACGCCGTCAAAGCTACCACGGCAATACGCTGGGCGCGCTGGCAACTGGCGGCAATGAGTGGCGCCGGGCTCAGTTCAGGCCACTGCTTGTAGAAACTCACCACATAGCGCCATGCTACGTATACCGCGGTCGGTTAGCTGCCGAGAGCGAGCATCAATACGGAGAGCGCGTTGCAAACGAGCTCGAGGCGAAAATCTTCGAGCTCGGATCCGATAAAGTGATCGCATTCGTTGCGGAAACGGTCGTTGGCGCGACGTTAGGCGGGGTGCCAGCTGTCGACGGCTACTTCAAGAGAATCCGCGAAATCTGTGACCGCTACGGAGTTCTCCTGATCCTTGACGAGGTGATGTGCGGCATGGGGCGCACCGGAACGGTGCACGCATACGAACAGGAAGGCATAGTGCCGGACCTGATCGCGGTCGCCAAAGGATTGGGGGGTGGCTATCAGCCCGTCGGCGCGGTACTTTTGGGCCGCCATATTTACGACGCCTTCGCTACAGGGTCGGGCTTCTTCCAACATGGCCATACGTACATGGGGCACCCAATGGCCGCGGCTGCCGCTCTCGCGGTGCAGGACGTCGTCCGAGAGCATGGCCTCCTCAACAACGTTGTCCAGATGGGGAAATTGCTCAATCGTCGGCTCCAAGAGCGCTTCTTTAACCATTATCATGTCGGTGACATTCGCGGGCGGGGCCTCTTCCGGGGAATAGAAATTGTTGCCGAACGCGGGGATAAGTCGCCGTTCGACCCGGCGCGGAAAGTCAATGCCACCATTAAAAGAGAAGCCATGACGCGCGGGCTGATGGTGTACCCGATGGGTGGCACGATCGACGGGGTGCGAGGTGACCACATCCTGCTGGCGCCCCCTTTTATCGTCAGCGCTAGCCAGATCGACACGATCGTGGAGCGTTTGGGCGATGCGGTGGACGCTGCGGTCGCTCGCAGCGTTGCCTGA
- a CDS encoding GNAT family N-acetyltransferase translates to MARIFGDAHVRRFYPKVLTVEETNVRINLAIERARTEGFHFQAAELKGSGELIGLIGLGVLSEWVQAANPSHRTVEIGWMLAKEHWGKGLAPEGAREWLDYAWSIGLPEVLAVTAKENAPSQRVMQKIGMTYDPAGDYEDLRLDEGHWLRPRVVYRKRNPTS, encoded by the coding sequence ATGGCGCGAATTTTCGGTGATGCGCACGTCAGACGTTTCTACCCCAAAGTGCTAACGGTTGAGGAAACTAATGTCAGGATCAACCTTGCCATCGAGCGCGCTCGGACTGAGGGGTTCCATTTTCAGGCAGCGGAACTGAAGGGCAGCGGAGAGCTCATCGGTTTGATTGGGCTCGGCGTCCTCTCAGAGTGGGTGCAGGCGGCAAATCCCAGCCATCGGACCGTCGAAATCGGATGGATGCTCGCAAAGGAGCATTGGGGCAAAGGGCTCGCGCCGGAAGGCGCGCGGGAGTGGCTCGACTACGCCTGGTCAATCGGTCTACCCGAGGTCTTAGCTGTCACCGCCAAGGAGAACGCACCGAGCCAAAGGGTTATGCAGAAGATCGGCATGACTTATGATCCCGCAGGCGATTATGAGGACCTACGGCTCGACGAGGGCCATTGGTTGCGGCCTCGTGTGGTCTACCGGAAGCGGAATCCGACGTCATAA
- a CDS encoding aspartate aminotransferase family protein gives MSPNHTDLAAATGFSHLPERLRDIIRRRNAVLGPGYQFSETIPVEFASSFGAHLIDGDGNDYLDAYNNVPGVGHAHKHIVDAVCRQMAAVNVDTRYPQEPLVAYAERLLATFPAELSKLSLPCTGSEANDLAIRVARFHTGGEGIIATRWAFHGRTREVASFSPMLGEGSALGPNVRLIAAPDPRLCDKERSLEEFMRDQVRSAIVDLERHGYRLAALIADSAFTSDGIFTHPVGFMQAMVDEVHAAGGLYIADEVQSGFAQFGDSMWGFSRHAVIPDIVTMGKAMGNGFPISGVVFRPEVSDEFGQKVSYFNTLGGRSISVAAASAVLDVFEQENVRERVASNGATLMAGLEALTRDSPYVAEIRGSGLYLGVEIVKNRRTLEPDPNRCESIIKNLRDRRVLISRTGRASNVLKVRPPVAFTAADVSRLLETFAIVAKQQL, from the coding sequence ATGAGCCCGAACCACACCGATCTCGCGGCCGCGACCGGTTTCAGCCACCTGCCTGAAAGACTTCGAGACATCATTCGACGCCGGAACGCAGTGCTCGGTCCTGGCTACCAGTTTTCGGAGACGATTCCGGTGGAGTTTGCCTCGAGCTTTGGTGCCCACCTAATAGATGGCGACGGCAATGACTATCTCGACGCGTATAACAACGTTCCGGGTGTTGGCCACGCGCACAAGCATATCGTCGATGCAGTTTGCCGCCAGATGGCTGCAGTCAACGTAGATACCCGGTACCCCCAGGAGCCACTTGTTGCCTATGCTGAGCGTCTACTTGCGACATTCCCAGCTGAGCTGTCGAAGTTAAGCTTGCCCTGCACTGGATCGGAAGCAAACGATCTCGCGATTCGTGTCGCGAGATTTCATACAGGCGGCGAAGGTATCATTGCTACTCGTTGGGCGTTTCACGGTCGCACTCGTGAGGTCGCGAGTTTTTCCCCAATGCTCGGGGAAGGGTCCGCGCTCGGACCGAATGTCCGACTCATTGCCGCTCCTGACCCAAGGCTCTGCGATAAAGAACGCTCTCTCGAGGAGTTTATGCGGGATCAGGTGCGTTCCGCGATTGTTGATCTCGAACGGCATGGATACAGACTAGCAGCCTTGATCGCCGATTCCGCGTTCACATCCGACGGCATTTTTACTCACCCAGTTGGCTTTATGCAGGCAATGGTCGACGAGGTTCATGCCGCAGGTGGTCTCTACATTGCTGACGAGGTTCAATCGGGATTCGCTCAGTTCGGAGATTCGATGTGGGGATTCAGTCGGCACGCCGTGATCCCCGATATCGTTACGATGGGCAAGGCGATGGGGAACGGCTTCCCCATCTCTGGCGTCGTCTTCCGCCCGGAGGTATCTGACGAATTTGGGCAGAAGGTCAGCTACTTCAATACACTGGGTGGCCGGTCGATTTCTGTAGCTGCGGCTTCCGCAGTGCTTGATGTGTTCGAGCAGGAGAATGTGCGTGAACGCGTTGCCAGCAATGGCGCCACGTTAATGGCAGGACTTGAAGCGCTAACACGGGATTCTCCTTATGTTGCGGAAATCAGAGGCAGCGGCTTGTACCTTGGAGTAGAAATCGTCAAGAATAGAAGGACGCTTGAGCCCGATCCCAATCGTTGTGAAAGCATCATCAAGAACCTCCGCGATCGTCGCGTTCTGATCAGCCGGACCGGCCGAGCGAGTAATGTGTTGAAAGTGAGACCTCCAGTCGCTTTCACCGCTGCCGATGTGAGCCGCCTCCTTGAGACTTTTGCCATCGTAGCGAAACAGCAGCTTTAG
- a CDS encoding ATP-grasp domain-containing protein: protein MKERALILLEGHRTVGPLYIKAAQSLGIHPITLATNPTQFDYLAAKGLEAARVDTDDLGSLVRECCRLHSTYDIAGITGFSGLDESIYVTVGKLCRHFDLPGPDPASIERCCDKFVQRQLLAAAGIPMPAYRLVADATEVESSAAEIGLPVIVKPAVGSGSCGVRLCRSIGEVADHTAYLLAKEPTRGASPRILIEEFAQGPQYSADTMGTEVIAVGAADFDCSPQFVVRGSIFPAPLTDFEHERIANVSLSCLRALDLGWGPANIEFRWTKRGPVVIEVNPRLPGWTTPRLIQLAYGIDPIAEHLKLVIGEEWDLRTKHSQTAAARFLVPAADGVLDWIEGDSLAVGLPGVTEVKLYVEPNTVIVRKGDFRDTMGHVMAASPTHAETEAILQRAVDLISWSITPLPTVLKAKRFAAPRVLANRAGS, encoded by the coding sequence ATGAAAGAAAGAGCGCTCATTCTGCTTGAAGGCCACAGGACTGTCGGGCCTCTATACATAAAAGCAGCTCAGAGTCTTGGTATTCATCCAATTACCCTGGCAACGAATCCAACTCAGTTCGACTACCTTGCGGCGAAAGGGCTTGAGGCCGCCCGTGTAGATACAGACGATCTTGGTTCGTTGGTCCGCGAATGCTGCCGACTACATTCGACATATGACATTGCTGGCATTACTGGCTTTTCGGGCCTGGACGAGTCGATTTATGTGACAGTTGGCAAACTCTGCCGGCATTTTGATCTGCCAGGACCGGACCCGGCATCCATCGAACGATGCTGCGACAAATTCGTTCAACGTCAACTCCTCGCGGCAGCCGGCATTCCAATGCCTGCTTATCGCTTGGTAGCGGATGCGACGGAGGTGGAAAGCTCTGCCGCGGAGATCGGCCTACCGGTGATTGTTAAGCCAGCCGTGGGTAGCGGCAGCTGCGGTGTCCGATTGTGCCGCAGCATCGGCGAGGTGGCCGATCACACGGCTTATCTGCTGGCGAAGGAGCCGACAAGGGGGGCTTCGCCCAGGATACTGATCGAAGAATTCGCCCAGGGCCCGCAGTATAGCGCTGACACAATGGGAACTGAGGTTATTGCAGTAGGTGCTGCGGACTTCGACTGCTCACCCCAGTTCGTCGTTCGCGGCAGCATCTTTCCGGCTCCGCTGACTGACTTCGAGCATGAACGCATTGCCAATGTTTCACTGAGCTGTTTGCGCGCTCTCGACCTTGGCTGGGGACCAGCGAACATCGAATTCCGCTGGACGAAGCGTGGACCAGTCGTCATTGAAGTAAATCCGCGTCTTCCGGGTTGGACGACTCCCCGCCTGATTCAACTGGCTTACGGTATCGATCCCATTGCCGAGCACCTCAAGCTAGTAATCGGCGAGGAATGGGATTTGCGCACAAAGCATTCGCAAACCGCGGCCGCTCGGTTCCTCGTTCCTGCAGCCGACGGCGTCCTCGACTGGATTGAGGGCGACAGTCTGGCGGTTGGCTTACCAGGTGTAACCGAGGTCAAATTGTATGTTGAACCTAATACAGTCATCGTCAGAAAAGGCGATTTCCGAGACACCATGGGACACGTCATGGCCGCCTCACCCACCCATGCTGAGACGGAAGCGATATTGCAGCGTGCCGTTGACTTAATTAGTTGGTCGATCACACCCCTTCCGACCGTTCTGAAAGCGAAGCGCTTTGCGGCCCCTCGCGTTCTGGCGAACAGGGCAGGATCCTGA
- a CDS encoding M24 family metallopeptidase, with protein sequence MTDLAVRTFQSSLREGVTELEMTATMAAAVRAETSNARGEVGLSSGTILFGERTRLPHGPPSQHPIRKNEPAFLHQNTNTP encoded by the coding sequence ATGACAGATTTGGCAGTGCGAACCTTTCAAAGTTCGCTACGGGAAGGTGTTACCGAACTGGAGATGACAGCGACTATGGCGGCCGCCGTCAGGGCAGAAACCAGCAACGCTCGCGGGGAAGTCGGGCTTTCTTCCGGTACCATATTGTTCGGGGAACGGACTAGGCTGCCTCATGGTCCGCCATCTCAGCATCCAATTAGAAAAAACGAACCAGCTTTTCTGCATCAAAACACGAATACACCGTAG
- a CDS encoding phosphotransferase enzyme family protein, with protein MNKSPGAVLKRLLEESSLLASSQPIDPVLLKNVLERHYGLGGHVERLGSEKGHTFRLKVKANEYLVKVSPSDEPEPVTALQIEAMRYLDDAAHALPVQRIKRTLDGRDSVPIDVGDGLCRTLSVFCFVEGLLWEQMEADVEQLTKAGDMLGRLNVALRSFEHPAAARSLVYDIRHFLHWTGLVEYAPHPKHRLLAQRVFRLFEEGVLPRLLSLRMQVIHGDYAPNNVVVDSHSDVFVKAILDFGDAVHSAVIFDPANTVAHLIGRSQDHPWQDAFAFVAGYNQSQPLNASELPLLPVAALARLTMLALIRYWKAERAPDQSKELLASAEYYWANLERAMDVSLDDVIARFRYGVGDPGC; from the coding sequence ATGAACAAATCACCCGGCGCGGTGCTAAAACGACTCCTAGAAGAGAGCAGCCTTCTTGCATCAAGCCAACCCATCGATCCCGTGCTGTTGAAAAACGTGCTTGAGAGGCACTATGGGCTTGGTGGACACGTTGAACGATTGGGCAGCGAAAAGGGTCATACGTTCAGGCTTAAAGTCAAAGCAAATGAATACCTCGTAAAGGTGTCACCGTCCGACGAACCTGAACCAGTTACGGCGTTGCAGATTGAGGCGATGCGATATCTTGACGATGCCGCCCACGCCTTGCCGGTACAGCGGATCAAACGCACTCTTGACGGAAGAGATAGCGTTCCAATCGACGTGGGGGATGGACTCTGCCGAACACTCAGTGTCTTTTGCTTTGTCGAAGGCCTGCTGTGGGAGCAAATGGAGGCCGACGTTGAGCAGTTAACTAAGGCAGGAGACATGCTCGGGCGACTAAACGTCGCGCTGCGATCATTTGAGCATCCGGCTGCCGCGCGCAGCTTAGTTTACGATATTAGGCACTTTCTCCATTGGACGGGACTTGTCGAGTACGCGCCACACCCCAAGCACCGACTACTGGCTCAAAGGGTCTTCAGGCTCTTCGAAGAAGGCGTGCTGCCGAGGCTGCTTAGTCTGAGAATGCAAGTGATCCACGGTGACTACGCTCCAAACAATGTTGTTGTGGATTCGCACAGCGATGTTTTCGTGAAGGCTATACTTGACTTTGGAGACGCTGTCCATAGCGCGGTGATCTTTGATCCCGCCAATACCGTCGCGCATCTGATCGGCCGCTCTCAGGATCACCCTTGGCAGGATGCGTTTGCCTTTGTCGCCGGGTACAACCAGAGCCAGCCGCTAAACGCGTCAGAACTTCCACTTTTGCCAGTTGCGGCTCTCGCGCGGCTTACCATGCTCGCGTTGATCAGGTACTGGAAGGCTGAACGCGCACCTGACCAAAGCAAGGAGCTACTCGCTAGTGCCGAGTATTATTGGGCGAATCTAGAGCGGGCCATGGACGTATCACTGGATGATGTGATAGCGCGATTCCGCTACGGCGTCGGTGATCCTGGTTGTTGA
- a CDS encoding TauD/TfdA dioxygenase family protein has product MSEMELIDNVIPPTDVIKCTARIGAEIRNVRLSADLPDRTIAAINGLMLEHKVIFFRDQGHLEDAEQERFAQRFGKSSPYPEGTTPIFDIDSAHGDIGADVWHIDWSCMDAYPKIAVLRSVVIPLVGGDTVWSNTAAAYLDLPLPLRRLADELWAIHSFPGSYLRSSTEPHTGPIIETEHPVVRVHPETGERTLVLGVYVARFVGVSKYDGQRLFDLFESHVTAQENTVRWKWKRGDVAIWDNRATMHCATKDYGDQRRIVRRVTIEGEVPVSVDGRHSVARSKFIQPATAAKVVQTVLQSEGRSPPR; this is encoded by the coding sequence ATGAGTGAAATGGAATTGATCGACAATGTCATTCCACCTACGGATGTCATCAAATGCACAGCGCGCATCGGTGCTGAAATCAGGAATGTCAGACTGTCGGCCGATTTACCGGATCGGACCATCGCTGCGATAAACGGCTTGATGCTTGAGCACAAGGTCATTTTCTTTCGCGACCAGGGTCATCTCGAGGACGCTGAGCAGGAGCGCTTTGCTCAGCGATTCGGGAAGTCCTCGCCATATCCGGAGGGAACGACGCCGATTTTCGACATTGATTCCGCCCATGGCGATATAGGGGCTGATGTTTGGCATATAGATTGGTCCTGCATGGACGCCTATCCCAAGATCGCGGTGCTGCGAAGCGTTGTGATCCCACTGGTCGGCGGCGACACCGTGTGGTCAAACACGGCGGCTGCATATCTCGACTTACCTTTGCCGCTGCGACGGCTTGCCGACGAGCTCTGGGCTATTCACAGCTTCCCCGGGTCTTATCTCAGGTCTTCTACCGAGCCGCATACTGGCCCGATAATCGAGACAGAGCATCCAGTCGTACGCGTCCACCCTGAGACTGGCGAGCGCACGCTTGTGCTCGGCGTGTATGTTGCGCGTTTCGTTGGTGTCTCCAAATATGACGGCCAGAGGCTCTTCGACTTATTTGAATCTCATGTCACCGCGCAGGAAAACACGGTGCGCTGGAAGTGGAAGCGGGGTGATGTCGCGATCTGGGACAATCGAGCAACGATGCATTGTGCGACCAAGGATTACGGTGACCAACGCCGGATCGTTCGTCGCGTAACCATCGAGGGCGAGGTGCCCGTCAGCGTCGACGGCCGGCACAGTGTTGCGCGATCTAAGTTTATCCAGCCAGCGACGGCGGCAAAGGTCGTCCAGACCGTACTTCAGAGTGAAGGTCGATCGCCCCCGCGGTAG
- a CDS encoding 3-keto-5-aminohexanoate cleavage protein encodes MSDAEQPTAICVAPNGGRLNKADHPALPLGPFELARTAQECLEAGACLIHVHVRDRDGGHLLDAAAYREVIQAIGKVVGDEMIIQVTSEALGRYTPEQQIAVIKETRPQAVSLALRELVPTETHEFAFASLLSWIRAEEILAQVILYDRDEAFRLKEYHRRGMIPWNDVPVLFVLGRYTPGQKSRPADLLPFIDAAKPRFAHWSVCAFGERETACVTAAALLGGHIRVGFENNRRLADGSLAESNAELVAGVAKALQHVGLRSADAAALRQAWHELW; translated from the coding sequence ATGAGCGATGCTGAACAGCCGACAGCGATTTGCGTCGCACCCAACGGCGGCAGGCTGAATAAAGCCGACCATCCTGCCCTGCCGCTCGGGCCCTTTGAACTGGCGCGAACGGCACAGGAGTGCCTCGAAGCGGGCGCGTGCCTGATCCACGTCCACGTTCGGGACCGAGACGGCGGACATCTTCTCGATGCCGCGGCATATCGCGAGGTCATACAAGCCATCGGTAAAGTGGTCGGCGACGAAATGATTATCCAAGTAACGAGTGAAGCGCTAGGTCGCTATACTCCGGAGCAACAGATCGCGGTCATCAAGGAAACCAGACCGCAAGCCGTTTCTTTGGCGTTGCGCGAATTGGTCCCGACCGAGACTCACGAATTCGCCTTCGCATCGTTGCTGTCTTGGATCCGCGCGGAGGAAATTCTGGCGCAGGTCATCCTTTACGATCGGGACGAGGCGTTCCGTCTAAAGGAGTACCACCGCCGAGGGATGATCCCGTGGAACGATGTTCCCGTTCTTTTCGTACTCGGCCGTTACACGCCGGGTCAGAAATCGCGTCCGGCCGACCTGTTGCCGTTCATCGATGCGGCTAAGCCGCGTTTTGCACATTGGAGCGTGTGCGCTTTCGGCGAACGCGAAACCGCCTGCGTGACCGCGGCGGCTCTGCTCGGCGGACATATACGCGTCGGATTTGAGAACAACCGCCGGCTTGCCGACGGGAGTCTGGCCGAGTCAAATGCCGAGTTAGTCGCTGGTGTAGCGAAAGCTCTCCAACACGTCGGGCTTCGCAGCGCTGATGCCGCCGCGCTGCGTCAGGCCTGGCATGAGCTATGGTAG
- a CDS encoding transposase — MAPAVTGYQALRGVSVIVAITFVSEVGDVRRFDNPRHLVALSLA, encoded by the coding sequence ATGGCGCCGGCGGTGACGGGCTATCAGGCACTGCGCGGTGTGTCCGTCATCGTTGCCATCACCTTCGTCAGTGAAGTCGGCGATGTCCGCCGCTTCGACAATCCGCGCCACTTGGTGGCCCTTTCTTTAGCCTAG
- a CDS encoding MurR/RpiR family transcriptional regulator: MADGPLSEQLVTGFDTMSRQFQLAARYIIDHPHDVALLSMRDQARLAGVHPATMTRLAKHVGLEGYEELRQMYADAVRSGDVGFARRADAQVVTQKLKGDQGFAREILQTHAAQIVHLTEPTQLDAIVSSARRLASAKRVYCIGLRSSHSIVWHLHYILSMIGEKSVLLDAVAGTGTDAFARAAREDVLFATSVFPYTRVTVDLAKYAHHRRIPIVAITDSKVAPLARVADDVVLVQTESPSFIHTMTPAFAVAEVLGALIAGRRAQAARESLLQFDVHLADFNTHIKSRTQTRALRSSKPASSAAKNTCGRKYKGNGVN, encoded by the coding sequence ATGGCTGACGGACCCCTCTCGGAGCAATTGGTTACCGGTTTCGATACAATGTCGAGACAGTTCCAATTGGCGGCGCGCTACATTATCGATCATCCACATGACGTTGCGCTGTTGTCAATGCGAGATCAAGCGCGCTTGGCCGGGGTACACCCGGCCACTATGACAAGGCTGGCCAAGCATGTTGGCCTCGAGGGTTACGAAGAACTTCGACAAATGTACGCTGACGCGGTTCGCAGCGGCGATGTGGGTTTCGCACGAAGGGCTGACGCGCAAGTAGTGACCCAGAAACTCAAGGGCGACCAAGGTTTCGCTCGCGAGATTCTTCAAACACACGCGGCGCAAATCGTCCATCTGACCGAACCCACCCAACTTGACGCTATAGTTTCGAGCGCGCGGCGCCTTGCATCTGCCAAACGCGTCTATTGCATCGGCCTTAGATCGAGCCACTCGATTGTCTGGCATCTGCATTATATCTTGTCCATGATCGGGGAAAAATCCGTCCTGCTCGATGCGGTGGCCGGCACGGGAACGGATGCGTTTGCTCGTGCCGCCCGAGAGGATGTGCTGTTTGCGACAAGCGTGTTCCCTTACACTCGCGTAACGGTTGATCTCGCAAAATATGCGCATCATCGTCGCATTCCCATTGTCGCCATTACCGACAGTAAGGTCGCTCCACTCGCCAGAGTCGCCGACGACGTCGTCCTAGTCCAAACCGAAAGCCCCTCATTCATTCACACGATGACCCCCGCGTTTGCAGTGGCGGAAGTGCTGGGGGCATTAATTGCCGGACGTCGTGCACAAGCGGCCCGTGAATCCCTGCTTCAATTCGATGTTCATCTGGCGGATTTCAACACCCATATAAAATCGAGAACCCAGACTCGAGCGCTTCGCTCGTCCAAGCCGGCCTCTTCAGCGGCTAAAAATACTTGCGGCCGGAAATACAAAGGGAATGGTGTGAACTGA
- a CDS encoding KamA family radical SAM protein: MKFLEGTRVVTEGELECNGITRYQVTKFYREQVMNSGYYDQLRYITEPSFEEFVSSGKLDTSGEHDNTVIPGMQHKYAQTGLLLVTDRCISYCRYCFRKRFVGKQSDEIATDFTQIARYISNHPEMTNVLLSGGDPFVLSTARLDKILDHLLPIPHLDSIRFGTKAIAYQPKRFEDPALPALFQRIHESGKASVVVTHFDHISEISVDAERNIRSLRALGVQFLNQSVLLAKVNDDPEILAATFAKCHQMGVRPYYLFQARPVKGASHFQVSLRRGTQIASGINQRLSGIQKTFKYIMSHYTGKIEILDLAGDDRIYMRYHQNKAPEKVGKIFSRPYLDGACWLDDLPEA; this comes from the coding sequence ATGAAGTTCCTCGAGGGAACGCGGGTCGTTACAGAAGGCGAGCTGGAATGCAATGGCATCACGCGTTATCAAGTCACAAAATTCTACCGCGAACAAGTCATGAATAGTGGCTACTACGACCAACTCAGGTACATTACCGAACCATCGTTCGAGGAGTTCGTGAGCTCTGGCAAACTAGATACGAGCGGCGAGCACGACAATACGGTCATACCGGGAATGCAGCACAAGTACGCCCAAACCGGGTTGTTGCTGGTTACGGATCGTTGCATTTCATACTGTCGTTATTGCTTTCGCAAACGCTTCGTTGGCAAGCAGTCCGATGAAATCGCAACTGACTTCACCCAGATTGCTCGATATATTAGCAATCATCCTGAGATGACAAATGTATTGCTTTCTGGAGGTGACCCATTCGTGCTAAGCACCGCCAGGCTTGACAAGATTCTTGACCATCTGCTGCCAATCCCGCATTTGGACTCGATCCGTTTCGGTACAAAGGCAATCGCCTACCAGCCCAAGCGGTTCGAGGATCCCGCTCTACCGGCTTTGTTCCAACGGATCCACGAATCGGGCAAAGCTTCGGTGGTCGTCACACATTTCGACCACATCAGTGAAATCTCGGTAGACGCGGAGCGCAACATTCGCTCTTTGCGTGCACTGGGTGTGCAGTTTCTCAATCAGTCCGTGCTTCTCGCAAAAGTTAACGACGATCCGGAGATCTTGGCAGCGACCTTCGCCAAGTGCCATCAAATGGGTGTCCGTCCATATTACCTCTTTCAGGCCAGGCCGGTGAAAGGCGCTTCACACTTCCAGGTTTCGCTGCGCCGCGGAACACAAATTGCGAGCGGCATCAACCAGCGACTCAGCGGAATCCAAAAAACGTTTAAATACATCATGTCTCATTACACTGGAAAGATCGAGATCCTTGACCTTGCAGGCGATGATCGAATCTATATGCGATACCATCAAAACAAGGCACCCGAGAAGGTCGGAAAGATCTTTTCGAGGCCATACCTCGATGGCGCTTGCTGGTTGGATGATTTGCCCGAAGCATGA